The window TAATAATCATTATCGGGAAGGGAATAGAGATCCTCTTCTTCTATTAGAATTTTTGCTCCTTTGAATTTATACGCTGACTTCAAATCGTCAATTCCTTTTAATTTGATTGTGATTAAATTTTCTGAAACTGTGGTTTTTTCTACCTCTATAAAATCGACTTCTCCCTCAATTTTAATTTTTTTTAGATTTTTAAATCTTTCAGGAAAGCTGGAGTATGAATCTATAACTAATTCGCCCTTATTTCTCCAGGGCCTTCTAATCTTTCCGATTAAAATCAAATTCTACGATTTTTCCAGAATCTCTAAATTGTATCTTCTCCTCTGTTTCATTCCAGCAGCGCCAAGAATAGTTCTTATTGCCCTTGCTGTCCTACCCTGCTTTCCAATTACTTTCCCCAAATCCTCCGGAGCCACTTTTAGTTCTAAAATAGTGGTCTGTTCCCCTTCCAGTTGGGAAACATTTACTTTTTCCGGATGATCAACCAATGCTTTTGCAATCAATTCAACAAGATCTCTCACTTTAACCTCCCATAATGATTTTATTTTGAATGCGTTTTATCATCTTTTTTTGTCCTTGCAATGATGGATCTAACTGTATCAGAGGGTTGAGCTCCTCTTTCAATCCAGTATTTTACCCGATCATAGTTCATCTCTACCTTTGCCGGGTTAGTCAAAGGGTTATAATATCCCAGGTATTCAAGAGCTTTGCTTTCTCTTGGTCTTCGGGAATCTATAGCTACTATTCGATAAAATGGCTTTTTCTTAGCGCCAAACCTCATAAGTCTGATAGATACCACTCTAATCCTCCTGACTAAATAAATTTAGCCTAATTGAGGTCTAAAGTCAACTTTTTTCTTAAAAGGGATGAGTTTGATTGGTCATAGACTATCATCCTCTCTGATAGATTGACTAATAAAAATAAATCTCCATGCTCTGATATATCAACATCTCTCTAATATGAGAGACTAAAGGAAATATTCGGTGGAGCTTCTCTGTTAGCTTTTATCTAACGGCCGAATTTCATATGTACTGTACCAGGCCTCGATACAGTGGGGGGCCCAACTCTATATAACACCCAGATGAAATTAACTCCGCTATCGCCCTCTTCTACAGCTCCGCTCGCTGTGTTTTTATTCCAGCCTTCTAAAATAATCTTACGAGTTGGTCCGTAGGATGGGATTTTCCATTTCTCCCAGTCAGATGCGCTAATGGGTGATATCCTCCATTTCCCCTGTGACGATCCAAAGCTCCACGTACCATCAGCTTTCAACTCGAGCTTCCTCGTTACTGCATTCCTCTTAGATGCTGTGAGCCATGGTCCAGCTCCGCCCTCATCGTAGACCAAGCGCTCAGAGTACACTCTCCATCTGCCGACAAATTCTTTTTCTTGTGCCTCTTTCTTCTCCTCTCCTATATCCTCAGTATATTTCACTACATCCTCTTGGAGGGTGTTGCAATAACCTGCGACCCATCCTATTGAAAATATAATCTGGTCAAGGGAACAATAATTGTTAGGAATTCTTACAAAATATTGAACATAGTACTTATCCTCTGTGTAAAGGGAGAATGAACCTATATTTGTATTATCTCCGTTTCTTTCGAGGAGATATTTCATCAGAGCAGGCGTAGGTTGTTGATCGAAGGTTGCTATTGTAGTTCCTATTGTAATTACTTCATTTCCACTCTCATCAGTAAGAAGTACAACAACTACAGACCATTCTGTTTTCCATTCAGGGTTTTTGAATGCAATATACCAAGTATAGTTTCCCTCAGACCTTAGGAATCTGTAACCTTTTTCAAAGTAATTTCTGAGATATTTGTCAATTTCCTTTGGAGTTAAAGAAAAAAGGGAAACAGAAATGACAAAAAATATGGTACAAGCAAGTAATCTTTTTGACATAATCTTACCTCCTTTGTTTAATAGCGGAAAGGTATTTCCTTTATCAGTGCGTCCACTCTCTTCGTTATTTGTTCGAATTTTTCATGCTGATACATTCAGGAATTTTATTAAAAAAAATAGATGTCAAATCCGAATTTATTCTTCAAGAAAAATCACGCCCGCTTGAGGTAGGAATGAGAAGAAGGTTATTGATTGAGATTGGAGAAAGATTTAAGAAGAGATTTAAATGATGGTTTTTTCATCAATTTTTTCATTTCAAAAAAATTTTTCAATAACTGGTTTACTTCCTGGACAGGTCTTCCAGAGCCTTTTGCTATTCTCAGCCTTCTTCTTCCGTCGATTCTTTCTGGAAAAATTCTTTCATCTTTTGTCATTGAATTAATGATCGCTTCCATGTGCAATATTTTCTTTTCATCTACATTCATTTTGGATAAATTTTTAAATGGTCCAGCGACTGGAAAATATGAAAGGACTGATTCCAGTGAGCCAAGCTTTTTTATCTGGGCAAGCTGTTCTCTGAAATCCTCTAAGGTAAAAGATTTTTTCAATATTTTCTCGGTTAGCTCCTCTGCTTTTTTCTTCTCGAGAGTTTTTTCAGCTTTTTCAACTAAAGACATCATATCGCCCATTCCCAAAATTCTTGAGACCAATCTATCAGGATAAAAGTGTTCAAAATCTGTATACTTTTCTCCTATGCCTATGAATTTTATTGGTTTTCCTGTAATGGAAACAATTGATAGAGCTGCCCCTCCTCTCTGGTCTCCATCGAGTTTTGTCAAAATTATCGAAGTTATTCCTATTTTTTCGTCAAAAGTTTTAGCGCTTTTAACAGCATCCTGTCCTGTCATAGAATCAGCAACATAAAAAACTTCTGATGGCTGGGTTAGATTTCTTACCTCAGCTAACTCATCCATTAATTCCTCATCGATGTGAAGTCTTCCAGCTGTATCAATGATTAACGGAGTAAATCCTGAATTTCTTGAGTAAGTTATCAATTCTCTTACAGCATTCTCTAAATTTTTCTCTTTTACTTCATAAAAGGGAACTTTTACCGCATCAGCAATTATTCTCAGCTGATCCTGAGCTGCAGGTCTTTTTAAGTCTAAAGAGGCTAAAAGAGGGTGTTTATTCTGATTCTTTAAAAAAAGTGCTAACTTTCCTGAAGAGGTGGTTTTTCCTGAACCCTGAAGTCCTGTTATTAAAAATATCGAGGGGATTATGTTTGAAAAATTTATTTTTTTTTCTCCATTTCCAAAAAGTGAAAGGAGTTCATCTCTAACTATTTTTATCATCTGTAAATGGGGAGAAAAGCTTTCCATTACTTCCTGTCCAGAGGCTTTTTCCTTTACCTTTTCAACAAATTCTTTTACAACTAAGTAGTTAACGTCAGCTTCAAGGAGCGAAAGCTTTATTTCTCGAAGCGCCTCTCTCATGTTGCTTTCTGTAAGCTTTGCTTCACCTTTTATAGTTCGGAAGATTTTTTGAAACTTTTCAGTTAAACTGTCTAACATTTATATAAAAAAATATTTTAAAACTCAATTTTAGTCAAGGAACCTTCCATCAAAATTCGAATTCTTGACTTATCCCTTATTTTCCTATTATAAAAGATTGGACGGGATGCTCGTCGCAATCCTGCCCATTCAGGGGCGGGTTAAGGCGAGTAATATTAATGATAAAATACTTTGCCGTCGAAGAATCCCCGCCATTTCCTGTCCTGAACTTGATTCAGGAATGGCGGGGTTCTTCAATTATTGAGAATGCATTTGAAATTCAGAGAACCTCATATTTAACTCAGATTTGATGAAGTAAATATGGTTGATGTTAGAAACGATATTTTTAAAGGGGTTGCTCTTCTCGTTGCTGGGCTGGCTTCTTTCCTGA of the Acidobacteriota bacterium genome contains:
- the rimM gene encoding ribosome maturation factor RimM (Essential for efficient processing of 16S rRNA), giving the protein MILIGKIRRPWRNKGELVIDSYSSFPERFKNLKKIKIEGEVDFIEVEKTTVSENLITIKLKGIDDLKSAYKFKGAKILIEEEDLYSLPDNDYYYVFELRGCSIYSKDNKFLGKVKDIAEQNDYFWLISDYNEMMIPFVKEICISVDLENKRIEIDPPEGLTQLNEI
- the ffh gene encoding signal recognition particle protein, yielding MLDSLTEKFQKIFRTIKGEAKLTESNMREALREIKLSLLEADVNYLVVKEFVEKVKEKASGQEVMESFSPHLQMIKIVRDELLSLFGNGEKKINFSNIIPSIFLITGLQGSGKTTSSGKLALFLKNQNKHPLLASLDLKRPAAQDQLRIIADAVKVPFYEVKEKNLENAVRELITYSRNSGFTPLIIDTAGRLHIDEELMDELAEVRNLTQPSEVFYVADSMTGQDAVKSAKTFDEKIGITSIILTKLDGDQRGGAALSIVSITGKPIKFIGIGEKYTDFEHFYPDRLVSRILGMGDMMSLVEKAEKTLEKKKAEELTEKILKKSFTLEDFREQLAQIKKLGSLESVLSYFPVAGPFKNLSKMNVDEKKILHMEAIINSMTKDERIFPERIDGRRRLRIAKGSGRPVQEVNQLLKNFFEMKKLMKKPSFKSLLKSFSNLNQ
- the rpsP gene encoding 30S ribosomal protein S16; the encoded protein is MVSIRLMRFGAKKKPFYRIVAIDSRRPRESKALEYLGYYNPLTNPAKVEMNYDRVKYWIERGAQPSDTVRSIIARTKKDDKTHSK
- a CDS encoding KH domain-containing protein, with protein sequence MRDLVELIAKALVDHPEKVNVSQLEGEQTTILELKVAPEDLGKVIGKQGRTARAIRTILGAAGMKQRRRYNLEILEKS